Proteins encoded in a region of the Planococcus citri chromosome 1, ihPlaCitr1.1, whole genome shotgun sequence genome:
- the LOC135831143 gene encoding 4-aminobutyrate aminotransferase, mitochondrial-like, protein MFTVPITMQNMSCTCLKRIFKLKNNYRFVSSFEGLEPAGPSVKTEVPGPKTKSYIERLSKIQQSNSVQLFGDYEKSIGNYFVDVDGNVLLDVYMQISSIPIGYNHPEIIQALQKLDNVKAVVNRPALGYFPGADWIHKLENVLLNVAPKGLNHVTTMMCGSCSNENAMKNIFFWYQVQQRGGSFEFSPAEQASCMKNAPPGSPDLTILSFKGAFHGRTLGALSTTRSKYVHKIDVPAFDWPVATFPQYKYPLEENVAENKKQDKNSLEEVEYLIEQQKKIGKPVAGIIVEPIQSEGGDNHASKEFFQELQKITKKHKVAFLVDEVQTGGGPTGKIWCHEHFDLDGPPDIVTFSKKMQIGGYYLKPEFIPKQPFRVFNTWMGDPGKMIILEEVLKIIRRDQLLENVKETGKVLMKGLLEYQNNYNGLIHSVRGLGTFISFDLPTSAQRDTVVNRLKNKGVLSGGCGDHAVRLRPALTMQPKHAHIFLDKLKQVLDEGNI, encoded by the exons ATGTTCACCGTTCCAATTACCATGCAGAACATGAGCTGCACGTGCTTAAAACGGATATTTAAACTGAAAA aTAACTACAGATTTGTATCCTCATTCGAGGGGTTGGAACCTGCTGGACCTAGTGTAAAAACTGAAGTACCTGGACCGAAAACCAAAAGCTATATTGAAAGGCTATCAAAAATACAG CAAAGCAACTCGGTACAGTTATTCGGCGATTATGAGAAATCAATCGGAAATTATTTCGTTGACGTGGATGGTAATGTTTTATTGGATGTTTATATGCAAATATCGTCCATTCCTATTGGATATAATCATCCTGAAATAATTCAAGCTTTACAAAAGCTAGACAATGTT AAAGCAGTGGTTAATAGACCAGCTCTGGGTTACTTTCCAGGAGCTGATTGGATTCATAAATTGGAAAATGTATTATTAAAT GTTGCTCCTAAAGGTTTAAATCATGTGACTACCATGATGTGTGGATCATGCAGTAATGAAAATGCGATgaagaatattttcttttggtATCAAGTGCAGCAACGTGGTGGTAGTTTTGAATTCTCACCTGCAGAACAAGCATCTTGTATGAAGAATGCCCCTCCTGGATCTCCTGATTTAACTATTTTGTCCTTCAAAG GTGCTTTCCATGGAAGAACACTGGGAGCATTATCTACCACTCGATCCAAATATGTACACAAAATAGATGTACCAGCTTTTGACTGGCCTGTGGCTACTTTCCCTCAGTACAAGTATCCTCTAGAAGAGAATGTTGCAGAAAACAAAAAGCAGGATAAAAACAGTTTAGAAGAA GTAGAATACTTAATCGAACAACAAAAGAAGATTGGTAAACCAGTTGCAGGTATTATTGTGGAACCCATTCAGTCCGAAGGAGGAGATAACCATGCTTCTAAAGAATTCTTCCAAGAATTACAAAAGATAACCAAAAAA CACAAAGTCGCCTTCTTAGTAGATGAAGTACAAACTGGTGGTGGGCCAACAGGGAAAATATGGTGCCATGAACATTTTGATCTAGATGGACCTCCCGATATAGTCactttcagtaaaaaaatgcaaattggaGGATATTACCTAAAACCTGAATTTAT CCCTAAACAACCATTCCGAGTATTCAACACTTGGATGGGTGATCCTGGTAAAATGATCATATTAGAAgaagtattgaaaattataagaAGAGATCAACTATTAGAAAATGTCAAAGAAACTGGAAAAGTATTAATGAAAGGATTATTGgaatatcaaaataattataatggATTGATACATTCTGTACGAGGATTGGGTACTTTCATATCTTTTGATTTGCCTACCTCCGCTCAAAGAGACACTGTCGTTAATAGGTTGAAAAATAAAG gagtACTGAGTGGTGGTTGTGGTGATCACGCTGTTCGTTTAAGGCCTGCTTTAACCATGCAACCTAAACATGCGCatatatttttggataaattgaaaCAAGTATTGGATGAAGGAAATATCTAA